TGTTCCCCAATACTACATGACAGTTGTGAGAGACGAAATCCTagctgctcttctctgtcaGCACTCAGGGCAGAAGTGCGAGGTTTCTGCAAATACTTATCAGGCTGTGTTTGCAACAGCTTACTAATTTATCAGTTTCCGAGCTCAAAATAATGCTTTAGTACTTCTTATTTTGTCAATAATGTCATACTGGCAGTGAGGCTTTGCAACTCCACATCAAACTCATTTTCCTAACATGAATTGAAGGGCGTACAGAGAGAACGATCAGCATTTCAGACTCTTGTCTAGTGGCTGTaaagacagattaaaaaaaataaaaataaaaacagaagagagagactAGCTTTCTTCTGACTTCGGtgtatttgaatatatttccaTATATTATATAGTCTAAAATACATTCCTGTGAAATTTTTATGAGATTGTTTTTCCACACCTTCTGGCCACCTTTATAAACTGCCAACTTCTCTTCATCTGTCTCATAATCCACAACATGCAATCTGCACATGGTTGTGTTGGGAACAACAAAGAGCTGCTCAAAGTTTGCTGGGAGCTGCCGGGACCAGGATTCTATTCTACAAGTTTAACCTTTCTAGTAGGAGTTACATTAAAAGGGATGTTTGTGCATCCCTGCTCAAAAATCAGCCTTGGAACATCTCGTAGGGGGTAGAAAATCAGGCACAGTACACAGATTATCTTTACttagcaaaagaaaacccaatagcatttaaaataattaaataaaaagggctgtgtttttaatttttatgaataAAGAGGAGAGACAACCcctttttatttgctatttaaCAGCTCACTTCCCACAAACAATGAACCAAACTGATGACCCAAACTCCCCCTCTGCGTTGTCCAGCATCTTTTGGCACAACTCTTACTGAGGCCTGTGGGAGTCCAGCCTGATTAAGGCCTCAGCATTCAGCCTAAAAACACAATCCATTATCATGTAAGTGCCCGGACTCAATTTCACAACAGCTATGTTATTTATCTGGTTTCCAAGGTCTACGGAGGAAGAAAAGTATGCAATAATAGGTAATATTGAGCTTTTTTTGTATCATAGATCTGTACTCAGCAACCAAATATCTTTTCAAGGCCCATTCTGAGGTGTAACTCAGAGCCATAGCTTCCTCTTACAAATAAAGCAAAGGTATCAGTGGGACCCATCCGagacagcttttctttcagtcagtAAAAACAGCGTTTAGAGGATTTATGGTATTAATTTCAGAGAACTTAAACCCTTCCATGTTTACCCTGGTACTTTGGCAAGTAGGAATCACTAATTCCCATAGTGCTACTCAAAGCACAGagctttctttttgctctgGTTGAAATTCTAACCCAAACTCCAGAGTTAGCTTGCATAGGGATgcaaaaaatgttgcttttgttaTGTGTTTTGAGACTGGGAACTGCACTGCAAGGTATTACAGGATGAACTGAGGTCCTAAGTATTGCAGTAGTATCTATTacagtaaggaaaaagaaaaatttagaaaaataaaaatggagcGTAGAAGTTGTGCCACTGAGCCAAACTTTTCCACAGCAGACTGTGTAAAAGCTAAAACAACAATCATTTGCTTAATGACAAATGACAGTAAGCCTTTTCCTTACAACTCTATGCACAAATACAATTTCTTCTGTGCAGGTAAGAGAAGCTTACCTGCAGTTCATGATCACTATTGCTAAAATGATCCGAGAAGACATGAATATGTCCAAGGATGATTTGTTTGTCCAAGAGGAGATGGCAAAGGTTATGGAACTTGAAACAGATATTGCAAATGTGAGTACGGCAATGAAGAACTTCTCAGGATGTTTGGGTAGGAGTAAGGAGGAAGagttttactcttttttttcagcagtttgaCACAGTAAAAAACTCAtggccaagaaaaaaaaagtaggggggtgaggagagaaggaaacttTCTTTCTATGCCATGAGCAGCCCAGAAATCAGAGCCTCTGCGTGTATAATTATGTCTACTGTACGCACTGCTATCACATCTGCTCTAGTCCTGTCCATACTGTTTTTTGGAAGTCTCCTAAAGCAAAATACTTCATGTTCTGCTAAACATACACCATGATAACCCCAGGGCTAGCTCCCTTGCATCATTAGTTTGTGGTTTTTTGGGGTGCTGTGGACTTGTAAAAGCTTGGTTGTCCATTCTGAGGAAGATGAAGGGAATCTCTTGGTTCAACATATTAATGAATCATCGTTGAATTAGTGGTGCCTGAGTTGTTGTACTGAAGTGTAGAAAGCAACACTGGACACCAACTTTGTGCTCTCATTCCTCCCCCACAAAAAAATGAACCTGCTTTTATTCTCAGTAATGTTTAAGTGTGTACATGTGCACACATTCATGTGACTTCAGCCATTGACATCTCTGTCAGCTGATAATGGTAATAACTTTGTGAATGTCTTCAGGCAACTaccccagcagaagaaaggcaTGATGTAACCTTGTTATACAACAAAATGACCTTAAAAGAGCTACAGGAAAAGTTTGCATTGAACGTAAGTGTTCTCTAGTGACTGTTGCTTCTACTACCAACACTAGAACATTCAGTGGCATGGACTGTAGAAAGTGTGGACAGTTACTAAGGCACTTAACACCAGGAGTATGTGTCTTCCTTTCTGCCTAGGAATTTAACTGGACCTTCTTCATCCAAGGAGTCATGTCTTCAGTAAGTGTTCAGGTTGACCCTGAAGAAGAAGTTGTTGTATATGGCATGCCCTACTTGCAAGAGCTGAAAGCAATTATCTCCAAGTACTCAGcaaggtaaaaaaataaaatttggaagGATATCCAGGAAAATAGTCACAgaaatactgtggaaaaaagTTATTGAGCCCACTTGCTAGTTCTTCTAGGGCTTCTCTTAGAAAAAAGAATCATACAGCTTCACTGTATGATGTTCCTCTGACAGTCTGCACTAATGTTACTTTTTATAAGGGATTAAactcagctttgctttccacACAGCACCATCCAGAACTACCTCATCTGGCGACTGGTAATTGATCGAGTCAGCAGCCTGAGTCGGCGTTTCAAGGATGCTCGAGCCAGCTACAGGAAGGTATTCCCTCTCTGCCAGTACTATGCTCTGCAGTCTCATTAGGAAGAGAGTCCCCCGTTCACCAAGTCCAGTCCTTGTCAATACAAAGACATTGTTAGAGCATGTAATCATCAAACAAAGTTAAGAGAACAACAGAAACTCTTAAGTTAGCCTTCTCTTTAGGCAGCAGTTTGGCAGaggatttttaataaaagacgTGTCAGCACAATTGATCCTGTGGTGTTTTATATTCCAGGCACTTTATGGGACAACGCTGGAAGAAGCCCGCTGGAGGGAATGCGTGAGTTATGTCAACAACAACATGGAGAACGCAGTAGGAGCAATGTATGTCAGGGAGACATTTGCTGGTGAGAGCAAGAGGATGGTATGTAGTTTCCCCTTTGTACTATTGTATATCCAGTGCCCACAGTGAGCATTCCCCTCCATCTGATCTCCCAGCCTATTTTATCTGGTAAAGATACCCACCAGCCATGAGTCAGAAAGCATAAGAACTCATTTGTGATTCTCTTTTAAATGCCAGGTGCAAAACAGAGAATTCTGGGGAAATCAGTTTTCAATAGGAAACCCTTCATCACCTTAGCTGTGTTTGGGAAAAATAGCatgtaaataattcattttttaactaCCTCTCTTTTAGGTCCAAGATTTAATAGATAAGATTCGTGAAGTGTTCATTGAGACCTTAGATGAGTTACAGTGGATGGACGAGGCATCTAAAGCAAAAGCTCGTGAGAAGGTCAGAGAGAACGTGAAACTTCAGTATTCTTTCATGAATATGAAATCTTTGGAATACTGTAGCATGACTGTTTCCAAATGAGAAAAGTTTAATATTCACTATCCTGTTATTTATTATCCATCCTGTGACATTGTCCTTTTTTTATCCTCACATTATAAGTGAGAAGATGACACCCAATGCATCAACTAATATGACAACTGAATACAATGCAATTCCTCAAAGGAAACTTTTCATTGACTTTAGAACTATTGGCACTGttgcaatataaataaaaagaagttaaGGCAAATCCTGTCAAACAGTGCTGTAGGGTCTGCAAGTTTACCATAGTGGAaacctggagaggagaaggagattGTATGTTccatggtttttgtttgtttgtttgaagacTCATTAGGCAGTATGGATGTTTTCAGCTACTTGCATCCCCAGTTCTCATGAACAGGTGGGCagtaacaaaaatgaatttgaatcAAAGGAGGAAAGGTTAAACTCTTTTCTTCTAGGCACTGGCAATTAAAGAACAGATTGGCTACCCAGATTATATTTTGGAAGATCAGAATGAAAAACTAGATCAAGAATATGCCAATGTAAGTACACTGTATGTACCTCAGTAAGTACCTCACCTCTATATAAAAGCCTACACTTATTTTCTTGCCACATCAAGTGTTTATACCTAAGTAGCTATCATTTCCAAGTGACTAGAAAGCATATAAACTTGACTGTATGGAACTCTTGAGAAAATAAGTAGCTCTCTGCATGCATTTATAAGTGATACTTTGCAATCACAATATTTTAGAAGCTGCATTCAGTGGCACAAATGATTCCTCATTAAGCACATCTTACCAATACCAAAATATCTGTTTCTTCAGCTAAACTTCAGTGAACACAATTACTTTGAAAACATCCTAGAAAATCTGAGAGCTGGAGCCCAAAAGAGCTTGAAAAAGCTTCGAGAAAGAGTTGACCAAGACATGTAAGTTTCAAGGACCATGTGCATGCTAGATACATCATCTTAAGTCCTGAAATAATGGTGTTATTGTGTTAAGTCATATGCTGCAGATAAGTAAGAATGCTTACGTTTACATCTCCTGGAAGATGTGAACACGTTCTGGTTTGCTTAAGCAGGGAATAATTAAACTTCAGAGCAGCTTACAAGTAGCTATGTCAAGATAATGGTAGAAGGCACCACAAGACTCTGAGAGGACAAAAGATGCGGGAAGAGGAACATGCTGCTGATGCCTGATGCTGCTAAACACTTGCCATAAGTTCATGGCTTCAGACTGTTACTGCCTTGAATTGGGCTGACCAGAAGTGTATGTCAGGTAGAAGAGAAGGAGGGGGGATGGAAGGGGAGAAATACGAAGAATAAAAAGTTGTCAAGCTATGGGGAAGATTTTCCAAGAGAAGCTTACTTCAAACAAGAATTACTTCTCGAAGTTAATACTCATTATCTATGAAACATTGGACTCCAAATGCAGACATTTGTATATCTGACTCCAGATTTGCAGTGACTGTGattattcagttttaattaaaatttttcaaCAGATAAGTTGGGTCTTAACTTCTAATTTGAGTaactgccttctgctgctccgAATGTCTTCTAAATGTTAGTTTTCTTATGAATGTAATACTTTTAATTTCCTCTTAAGCTCAGATAATGTGAAAGTGACCTGGTAAACAGCTACTGCATTCCACCCCAGTGTCATTGTTGAACATCCAAGAGCAAATGTGTTTCTCTCTTTAATTTGGTATTCTTTTGGATGAAAGATGCCAATAAGTGAGACATCAGCTATTTCCTATTCTGAGTATTTCTTTACAACTGCATTCAGTGGCacccttcttccctctctcaaTCCTTTTCTTAAATGCAATCTACATCTGTGAATAAGAATAGTTCAGTAAAAAGAAGGTTTAAAAAATTCATAACTGACTTTGTgtgcaacatttattttcagatggaTAATTGGAGCTGCAGTGGTCAACGCATTCTATTCTCCCAATCGGAACCAGATAGGTAGGTTAATAACGACTTTAAACAGCTGCATGGAACTAGTTAACCTGTTATTGCTTCAGAAGTGTGCAAGTCTGCTGTCTGGAGGCAAACCTGCCTGAGCATTTGTGGAAGCTGAGGGCAAGGTAGGCAGGCTGTTCTTTTcaagcagcagctttgttgATGAATATTCAACTCCCCGCCCCCCTACTTGGCAGGCATAGTTCATATACTGTAATTGGAACGGCCTTATGTTTGAAAGCCTGAGACAGTAACTGCTGCTATACAAGTGCCAGCTTCAGCGACAAGGGAATGCTCGGAGTGTGCTCTGGGCTGTTTCTACTCATATTTCCACATTCCTGATAAACATAAGGGCAGCCTTCCAGATTGCTCTCTGTGCAGATggtacagaaataattttgctgagAGGTGTACTACACTAAAGAAACTTGCCTCTGTTTAAAGGATGTTAGAGCTGAGATATTTTGCTGAGTTGCTAGTCTGATCCCTCTTGTTCTTAGTAGCCAAGATCTCAGATGCAAAAAGACATGATGAACGTGTCTGGTTTCACATACTCCCCAGTCTCTGAGCTCATGCAGGTGGCCAGAATTTCAGGTTAAGCCTGGAGATATTATAGAGTCCTTGCTGAACTCTGAGAACCTCAAACAGGAGAGGAACCAAATCATTTCTACTTCGTAGTGTTTATTTGCATTCCCAGAGCAACAAGAGTATCTACTATGTTAAGTACTGCCCaatacagcaagagaaaaatgtgtgcCTTTTTTGACCAGACAGCAACTGTATCCTCACAGCATCAAGCTAAAACCACAGCCCCAGGGCAAGATTTATATAATCTATTTCTTAAGGCAGGAACATCCAAAGCACTCATGATTTGACCCTTTAGCTTCATCAGAAAGAACTATTTCCCACTTGTGGAGCTTCCATTTACTTCTATACTGTAGGTACAACAAAGCTATGACTGGTCCTTCAGCCTCAGCTGCACTCCTCCCATAGCTTGCTACCAGACACCATCGTGGTGCTGCACTTGTATTCACTACCAGGCTATTTAGCTGCACCATCCCTGTTTATTGACACTGGTTTTATACTGACTGTAATCAGCTGTGAGCCAGCTTTCCTGGCAGTGAACTCAGGTCTTAAAGAAGCCTGGTTCCTCTACAACTTTGCTCTTGTAAACAATGTGGAAGTAACTGGCTTAACTCGTAGATGAATATGCAAGCCAAAAATccaagcacagctgctgccagtaGTGTAGATGTTAGTTAAATCCTGCTTCTTCCTGTCTCTAGTTTGTGGAAACTAATTTTCCACACTTGTTTCAGTCTCCTGCTTCTTCCTTACTGCCATTTGTCTCATGAATTTCTCCCCAAAACTGCATGGATAAAATCTTTGAAGACATGGGTCTTTGAACAAAGTATCTGTTATATAATTACAACATTTCAATTCTTAGAAAATGTCATACTAGAATTAAGTGCTTTCAGTCTGAATTCTAGAAACACATgtgtctttcattttccatacATGGGAAGAAGACTAAATCCCATTGCTTCTATATAAGGCTTTTCTCAGAAAGACTGAAAGGGACAggcctcctgctgccctcccacGACTGACATGCAAGTGCATTTGGAGCTCTGTAGCAGTTACTGCTCTGCATGTTTTACATGCTGGGTGTTTTTGGTGGTAATCAGCATATGATTGCTCACCTTTCTGCaccaaaaataaagcaataaaacatCCATTAGATCCCCTATAAAATGGCTTTAAAACACAAACTGTACTCATCTCCAGGAGACAGTTCCTAAACCTCCTGTTCTTCGCTCACTGCATTATATGTTACAGATCAAATGAGGCTAAAGCTGAAATGTAAATGATGCTTGGTTCTCAAAGGAGATACTGTAATTGCAGATGTGCTAAATTAAACCTTTATTAACTTGTCATTCTCCATTTATACGGAGGGAAGCAAATTCACATGAGAAGGCAAGATGGTGTGTGCTtctaataattttatattttagatTCTCTCCTGACCTTTCAAGCAAATAACCACTTAGTTTGCCAAGCATGCAGAAATAAAGCTATCTGGCTTCCAGtacctccctctctcttcctctttgcagtTTTTCCTGCTGGGATTCTACAGCCTCCATTCTTCAGCAAACACCAACCACAAGCCCTGAACTTTGGAGGAATTGGGATGGTTATTGGGCATGAAATTACTCATGGCTTTGATGACAATGGTGAGAAGATAACTCAGAAAGTATTCTTCTATCAGTTGCATTCATTACgttctaagaaataaaaattatacgCTTCTGTGATTGAAGTCTCCATGCACAAGCATCCACATACCTGCTAAGTTAATTATCTGGGAGCAATACATGCACACTATGAGCGTTCTCTTGAACGTTTTTCACTGAATTTAGCAGGCCACTCAAGGTGTCAAGCAGACTTTTGAAACAAATTGAGTCAATGGCAATTCTCAGGAAAACCTGTTGCTTCTGCAGCATCATCAAATTTGGGAATACTGTCAGTACAAGCAGGTATACTGGCTTCtaaagtgaaatgaaatctgtGCTCTGtgtccttccttctttccttctttttgatAAAAGAGCCGGTAGCACTGTCCTGAAATACAGGAAACGTTTTTCTCCCAGTGTAAACttatgaaataaatttacttTGTTATCTTTCTATGATGCAGTGTAAAACAGTTTTGAACAAAGTCCCACTTCTGATACTGTATGGCAGTAATGTATTGAATTTTTCACATAGGTAGGAATTTTGATAAAGATGGGAATATGTTTGACTGGTGGAGCAATTTCTCAGCTATGCATTTCAAGGAGCAGTCTCGCTGCATGGTTTATCAGTATGGGAACTACACgtgggagctggctggaggaCAAAACGTAAGTACGGCTGCCAGGAACAGGCATAGACAGGATCTTTTGTTTTAGGACATTTAGGGGAAGTAGAGGCTGATGCAGGTTTGAAAACAGCCATCTCGAGCACTTGGTGCAAATTCAGTAATAGAGTTTAAACAGTCTCTAGAGATAAGAATTCAGCAGTCCCCACTacttcttgaagaaaaaactCCTAGTTTTAGATTTACTTCTCTTCCAAAGCCTGCCTTCAATAAACCAATGAAAAGGACAGATTTCCATCTAAAATTTGAAgtaagaatttctgaaaaaaatataaaaataggaGATGAATGAAAAAGCTAGCATAGcctagaaaaacagcaacacttCTGCAAGCTGGGTTAATAGTGAGCTGGGATCATGTGTGCTTTTGCTGCCTGACCCTATTTAGAGTATTTTGCAGGAAGAGGGAAAATCTGGTGTTTGCTTCTGCATCTTGCCATTCCTGCTAGCGTACGTTCTGCCCAGCAGCTCAAAGTCTGTTCATTTTATATTCTTAGCCAAACTTCTATTCCAATCTACATCTTTCATCCTTTTAATTCCTCATTTACATTCTCTCCTTTCTTCGTCCTAGCACAAAGTCACTGCTACCTTCTGTTCCAGACATGACCATCAGCTTGCTTCAGCTCGTGGTTTGTAGGTGACTGATGCTACTGACTGTAGAGTAAATGAATGATTATTCTTTTACAGGTCAGTGGAATAAGCACGTTAGGAGAAAATATTGCAGATAATGGAGGAGTCCGACAGGCTTATAAGGTAAATTTCAAATATGCTGTGAGTTATTTTTGCCTGACATTCAGCAATTCAGAAATTCAGGTTGCTTTATATAGCATAGAAAAACGGACAATTAACATGTTATTACCCTGTTCATAAAGCTCAAGCCTAGTTATATGTCTGGAAGTCTACCTTCCAATAAATCCAAACCCAGTGTAGGACTGCTGGCATTCTTGCACCCAGGAGAAGAACACAGTTACACTTTGATGTAACATAATGCTTGATGCTGCACACTTCAGTTTCAGGTAAACAAGGGCCATGTCCATAAACAGCCACAATGTCATGCAGGAAAAAGGTAAAACACTCTCAGTTTTCTAAAGCCCCTAATTCTGAAAATGGCAGCTATGACTTCAAGCAGCTTATCACATGGCAGCAGACTCTAATTTCTAAGCAGTACAGTTTTGTGATATTATGAAGCAGAGCAACTGTGGTCTTTTCAAGTTTTTTCTCTCACGCTTTTCATCTTTGATCTCAAAAGTGACACATCAGGTAagacaagaaaagaacacaTGGATGTTCTGTCTCCTTCTCAAAAGGAATACAGATCATAACTACCAGAGTAGCTGTCTCTAAACACTTAGCTCCTTCTGTGGCTTCCTTTGTCTTACAAGCTTTAGGGAAATAATGCAGAGAAGTTTCTTCTAACTtgatgctatttattttttgtagtaagcaggaaaaaaaatgcaagaattgATAATTTCAGAACTCTTCTTTCCATGATAAAAAGGTTGTTTCAACTAgtcaattattttcaaaataagagaAATGCAACTGATATTGCAGagcactgcctctctgctgtggctgaaaaatgatgtttagCACAATGCTCTCTGTTAAAAACACCACTGCACATCGTCCTATTTCAACAGGGGAAGACAGCTTCTACCCTCAGGGAAGTCCAGAATCCGTAGTCCTCCAGGTTTACAAGCCATCGTTATGAATAGGAACACAGTATTTATTGGCACTAAGGTTCTTTCCATGTGGAGCTCAAGCGTGAGCATGGAATGTTCTTTTCTAAGAATAATCCTAGCAGATGTCAGGGTGAAACTTCTTCTCTCCGGCTGTGAAGATGGTGACAGTTATGGGTGTTTATAGAAGAACATCctgaattttcagaaatctAAACTGAAGAGTCTGAGGAATaccattaaaattaattacttcACTAATGTGAATATATACGTGATTCTAAGATGTATTACAAATGTGGAAGAGCAGCGTGGTATGACACATGTCCTGTATACAGAATCTGCtgaggctctgtgctgctgaatgcATCTGAACCCCCCAGTTCTACCTTTGTGTGCTTTGGGACTACCTCAGCAACCACAAGAATAAGGTGATAGAACATTTGAAATTAATCAGCATGAGGACACATTAACTTGTCTCCATTATGTCAATAtacctaaaaaaagaaaattggcCAATTAATGTGTAACAATAAGAGGTAATGGATTTAACATTGAGCAAGATTATTATCTGCTATTTTATAAGCAGTTACCTGAAGACACAGAAATCATCAGCACAGAAGTACAGAGAAGACTTAACGCTTCTTTTCTAGATGCaaaaaaatcctacagaaaAAGTAATGTAAAAGCTGATGATTTTACTCCAAACTGCAGTCACAGTCATTCTGCCTCTGTTGCTTTATTGAGCCTGTATATATGTCCAGCTACACTTGAGGTGAAAGTACCTGTCCCGTGTTGCCACGCTTGCTTGCTGAGACACAGTAGCAAACAAATGGTCCATCAGGGTGGTAGGTCCTACCTTTAGGTAAAGCAATAAGAAATTCAGAATGGATCTGCAAGTGCCTCCTTAAAGAAGAAACATAGTTTCCTGCTGTGGAAGTTCACTCCCAGTAAGAGCTACAAACCAAAAACTCAAGTTccatggaagaaaatagaatttttttccctggttTATGATCAGTCTTCAGTTCAAAGATTTCTCCAAAGCTGACTGCAAATTATCTTCATGTGCTTAATTTGTTCATACAGAGAAGTCAATAGAATAATtgtgatgactttttttcccataaaattaGCCATATTATTTGtatcagaaagacaaaaattagGAAAACATAGCAGAAAACATATTGAGTTCACACACAACTCTGATTGAATTCTCTCACTTCAGTATAACATTCAGAACACCC
The sequence above is a segment of the Numida meleagris isolate 19003 breed g44 Domestic line chromosome 20, NumMel1.0, whole genome shotgun sequence genome. Coding sequences within it:
- the MMEL1 gene encoding membrane metallo-endopeptidase-like 1 isoform X1 encodes the protein MENEVGKSVDNQMDKYIVTIMGKSESQMDIVEKSTKSGKKSWHFVAIGLAVLLLLMTCSVVALGILYASSRGTPYGTNSGSICTTPGCVTAAARIIQNMDTTADPCKDFYQYACGGWLNRHVIPETSSRYSIFDILRDELEVILKGVLETSEQGDREAFQKAKTLYKSCMNESLIEQRDSLPLLEVLTMVGDWPVASADWNNTKEPSWSMEEKLSIMNSRFNKRVLIDMFVWNDDRDSSRHIIYIDQPSLGMPSRDYYFNGGNYQRVREAYLQFMITIAKMIREDMNMSKDDLFVQEEMAKVMELETDIANATTPAEERHDVTLLYNKMTLKELQEKFALNEFNWTFFIQGVMSSVSVQVDPEEEVVVYGMPYLQELKAIISKYSASTIQNYLIWRLVIDRVSSLSRRFKDARASYRKALYGTTLEEARWRECVSYVNNNMENAVGAMYVRETFAGESKRMVQDLIDKIREVFIETLDELQWMDEASKAKAREKALAIKEQIGYPDYILEDQNEKLDQEYANLNFSEHNYFENILENLRAGAQKSLKKLRERVDQDIWIIGAAVVNAFYSPNRNQIVFPAGILQPPFFSKHQPQALNFGGIGMVIGHEITHGFDDNGRNFDKDGNMFDWWSNFSAMHFKEQSRCMVYQYGNYTWELAGGQNVSGISTLGENIADNGGVRQAYKAYLKWLEQEGKEPKLPGLNLSHKQLFFLNFAQVWCGSYRPEYASQSIKTDVHSPLKYRVMGSLQNFEAFSEVFHCKKGTAMHPADKCRVW
- the MMEL1 gene encoding membrane metallo-endopeptidase-like 1 isoform X2 yields the protein MGKSESQMDIVEKSTKSGKKSWHFVAIGLAVLLLLMTCSVVALGILYASSRGTPYGTNSGSICTTPGCVTAAARIIQNMDTTADPCKDFYQYACGGWLNRHVIPETSSRYSIFDILRDELEVILKGVLETSEQGDREAFQKAKTLYKSCMNESLIEQRDSLPLLEVLTMVGDWPVASADWNNTKEPSWSMEEKLSIMNSRFNKRVLIDMFVWNDDRDSSRHIIYIDQPSLGMPSRDYYFNGGNYQRVREAYLQFMITIAKMIREDMNMSKDDLFVQEEMAKVMELETDIANATTPAEERHDVTLLYNKMTLKELQEKFALNEFNWTFFIQGVMSSVSVQVDPEEEVVVYGMPYLQELKAIISKYSASTIQNYLIWRLVIDRVSSLSRRFKDARASYRKALYGTTLEEARWRECVSYVNNNMENAVGAMYVRETFAGESKRMVQDLIDKIREVFIETLDELQWMDEASKAKAREKALAIKEQIGYPDYILEDQNEKLDQEYANLNFSEHNYFENILENLRAGAQKSLKKLRERVDQDIWIIGAAVVNAFYSPNRNQIVFPAGILQPPFFSKHQPQALNFGGIGMVIGHEITHGFDDNGRNFDKDGNMFDWWSNFSAMHFKEQSRCMVYQYGNYTWELAGGQNVSGISTLGENIADNGGVRQAYKAYLKWLEQEGKEPKLPGLNLSHKQLFFLNFAQVWCGSYRPEYASQSIKTDVHSPLKYRVMGSLQNFEAFSEVFHCKKGTAMHPADKCRVW
- the MMEL1 gene encoding membrane metallo-endopeptidase-like 1 isoform X3 produces the protein MENEVGKSVDNQMDKYIVTIMGKSESQMDIVEKSTKSGKKSWHFVAIGLAVLLLLMTCSVVALGILYASSRGTPYGTNSGSICTTPGCVTAAARIIQNMDTTADPCKDFYQYACGGWLNRHVIPETSSRYSIFDILRDELEVILKGVLETSEQGDREAFQKAKTLYKSCMNESLIEQRDSLPLLEVLTMVGDWPVASADWNNTKEPSWSMEEKLSIMNSRFNKRVLIDMFVWNDDRDSSRHIIYIDQPSLGMPSRDYYFNGGNYQRVREAYLQFMITIAKMIREDMNMSKDDLFVQEEMAKVMELETDIANEFNWTFFIQGVMSSVSVQVDPEEEVVVYGMPYLQELKAIISKYSASTIQNYLIWRLVIDRVSSLSRRFKDARASYRKALYGTTLEEARWRECVSYVNNNMENAVGAMYVRETFAGESKRMVQDLIDKIREVFIETLDELQWMDEASKAKAREKALAIKEQIGYPDYILEDQNEKLDQEYANLNFSEHNYFENILENLRAGAQKSLKKLRERVDQDIWIIGAAVVNAFYSPNRNQIVFPAGILQPPFFSKHQPQALNFGGIGMVIGHEITHGFDDNGRNFDKDGNMFDWWSNFSAMHFKEQSRCMVYQYGNYTWELAGGQNVSGISTLGENIADNGGVRQAYKAYLKWLEQEGKEPKLPGLNLSHKQLFFLNFAQVWCGSYRPEYASQSIKTDVHSPLKYRVMGSLQNFEAFSEVFHCKKGTAMHPADKCRVW